One window from the genome of Helicobacter pylori encodes:
- a CDS encoding fumarate reductase iron-sulfur subunit, protein MSDNERTIVVRVLKFDPQSAVSKPHFKEYQLKETPSMTLFIALNLIREHQDPDLSFDFVCRAGICGSCAMMVNGRPRLACKTLTSSFESGVITLMPMPSFTLIKDLSVNTGDWFSDMTKRVESWAHSKEEVDITKPEKRVEPDEAQEVFELDRCIECGCCIASCGTKLMRPNFIGAAGMNRAMRFMIDSHDERSDDDFYELVGDDDGVFGCMSLIACHDTCPKELPLQSSIATLRNRMLKVGKSR, encoded by the coding sequence ATGAGTGATAATGAACGAACGATTGTAGTTAGAGTGCTAAAATTTGACCCTCAAAGCGCGGTGAGTAAGCCGCATTTTAAAGAGTATCAATTGAAAGAAACGCCATCCATGACGCTCTTTATCGCTTTAAACCTCATTAGAGAGCATCAAGATCCGGATTTGAGTTTTGATTTTGTGTGCCGCGCTGGGATTTGCGGCTCTTGCGCGATGATGGTTAATGGGAGACCGAGGCTAGCTTGTAAAACCCTAACTTCCAGTTTTGAAAGCGGGGTGATCACGCTCATGCCCATGCCCAGTTTTACGCTCATTAAAGATTTGAGCGTAAACACCGGCGATTGGTTTAGCGATATGACTAAAAGGGTGGAGAGTTGGGCGCATTCTAAAGAAGAAGTGGATATTACTAAGCCGGAAAAAAGGGTTGAGCCTGATGAAGCCCAAGAAGTCTTTGAACTAGACAGGTGCATTGAATGCGGGTGCTGTATCGCTTCTTGCGGGACTAAACTCATGCGCCCTAATTTCATTGGAGCTGCTGGCATGAACAGAGCCATGCGTTTTATGATTGACAGCCATGATGAAAGAAGCGATGATGATTTTTATGAATTAGTCGGCGATGATGATGGTGTTTTTGGGTGCATGAGCTTGATTGCTTGCCATGACACTTGCCCTAAAGAATTACCCTTGCAAAGCAGTATCGCTACTTTGCGTAATAGGATGTTGAAAGTGGGTAAAAGCCGCTAA